A window of Zalophus californianus isolate mZalCal1 chromosome 12, mZalCal1.pri.v2, whole genome shotgun sequence genomic DNA:
CTGCTGCAGGAGGCAgccaatcaagctgaacaggggGCCGGGCCTGACACCGAGGAGGGCTAAGCGAGGAGCATGGCAGGGTGGGAGGTAATCCCACCTTGCTGCTGAGCTGGGCTTCCTGGACCACCAGGAAGTGGGCAATGGCTTCCAGAAGCTGGGGCTCCCGCAACCGGTGCCGGGCCAGGTGCTGGGCCAGGAGCACCATCACGTGGGGAGTCAGTTCCTCTGGCCTGGCCTCTGTGAAGAACAGCCTATTATGCTGGACCCTCAGGCCAGATCTTGACTAGATTCCACCTCGGCCCAGACACCACCACCTGCCTCCTCTTCAGCCCCTCCCGCCACCTGCCTTCAGTCCCCTCCAGCACCTGCCAGGCTGCGGATGAGGTGCTGCTGCGGACGCCTCAGGAAACGAGGGCAGCTCAGAGCAGCTTCCAATCTTTGCCCACTGCGCAGGCCAGGTTGCAGAGTGGGAGGTGGCTTCGGAGGGAGGCGGAACCTTCTCTCCTGCTCCAGGGCACACATCAGGGGCCCATCTGATGGGAAGcctgagagggagagggtcagaggaggcaGGCCTGGTAACGGGGAACTGCTCTGTTCCAGTCATGGGGGTCAGTTGGTGAATTCCCAACCTTTCACGTCTCCATGTTCTGGATGGAAGGGTTGCTACAGTGTAAGTACAAGCACTGGAGAAATGTGAAATACCACGTGCACGTGAGGTATCACAACAGTCTGCGGGGAAGACCTGATACAAACATGGCAAATAAGCTCTCATTGCACGCCAACGGTGACAAACAGTAGTGGCTTTCTAGAGCACCGTGTTGGAGGGAATCAGGGTTGGCACCCCTAGCTAAGCTGGAGCGAATGCTGCTGGACTCCTGCTGTCTGCTGTGGAAACAGGGGAGCAGCACCAAGTGTGCCAGGGGATGCACCATTCCTGGCAAAGCCTGAGAGGTGAATTCTGTCAGTGATCTTGGGTCTTCTATGCTCTTTCTCTATTCTTCCGTTAACACCCACCCCCCAGACACCCTCCTCACCAAGTAAGACTGCAAGGTGCAGACACACGTGGATGGTGTGAATATCAAAGGAGGGGCAGTTTCGGATGATGAGCTGACTCAAGTCCTGTAGTGTGGCCTGCTCCACGGGAGGGGGCCGTGGCTGAGACCCCAAGAGCTGGCCCAGACGACGAAGTGCCACAGGGTAGTGATGGGCGCGCACCTTGGTGGGGTTCTGGCCCAGCCAACGCAGCAGCTCCCCAGGGCTCCTCGCCTGTTCCAGAAGCCGCTGTAGCCCTTGCACAGGGCCTGCGTGGAGGCCTCCTCCAGGAGGCCGGTCCCCCCACTTGCTGGGCCCCAGACAGCAGGGCTGTACTGGCGGGAGCAGCAGCAGGCCAGACAGCCGAGCAGCGGAGGCCTGGGCAGAGAGCAGGACTCGAAGCATGGAGCTGGGTGATGGAGACCCTGAGGGGCAGCCCAGAAAAGGGGGTGAGGTTTTCTCCGAAGGGGAGAAAAACCGGCTATCTACTCCTGACCTCACTCCCCATTCAGAGGGCCCTGGGGTCAGAGCAACCCACTCGTGCTCACCCTTCCTTGTGACTGCTCTAGTCTtcttccccaccccgcccctctcTTGCCTCCTTCCATCCTTTGAAACAGCACCTTCGGTGTCCTCAGCACGGTGATATTTACAAAACAAGTCCACATGCACTACGTATCACCTCTGATGCTCCGTACGCGCCTCGGAGGTGGTAGGCAGGGCTGGCGCTACCACGATTTCACAGGTGGAGAAACCAAGGCCCCGCCAGGATAAGGGGTTAAGCCCGAGGTCACGAATCGGGTTGGTGGTcgtgcccagcctggagcccagcttGCCCCGTCGATACGCCCTCCCGACCACCTCCCCCTCCCGCAGGAGGCGGCAGCGGCAAGGAGGGTGGAACGCGGGCTCGGCAGCCGGGCGGTcctgggttccatgctgggcgcTCCCACTTaccagctgcatgaccttggacaagtggcTTCGTCTCTCTGCCCGTGAAACGAGAACGCAGCGCGCACCTCGCAGGGCGCCCGTGGAGCCCGAGCGCGCTGCTTTGCCACGGCGCGGAGTCGGCGGTGTCAGGGGCCCCCACACCCACCCGGGCCCGGCAACGCCAGGAGACCGTGGTCACGGTCGCCAACACCaacccccgccgcccccccgcAGCCCGCCCCGTAGGCGCCACCCCTACATGGCTCCCCAGGCCCCGCGCAGGTCGCTCCCTCAGTCGGTCTCGGGGCCCGGGAGCCGGGCTCCCCCCGCGGCCTCCTCATCGGCAGGCCACCGAGTCCGCCATCTTCCCAGCAATCCCCGGACCGCGGTGCGGACGCCAATCGCGGCTCAGCCCCCGACCAGCACAGACGTGGCTCCCGTCAGGCCCCGCGCGCCCCGGCGtcgcgcgccccgccccccgcttccGGGAAGCTGCGCGCGCCGAGCCGGGGCGGTGCCGGAGGGGCGGAGCCAAAGGGCCAGGCGCCGAGGCTGGGACGAAGAGAGAGAGCGGAAGTCGGCGGCCCGTCGTGTAAGGTCCCGACGGGGCGCACTCCGCGCCCTTCTCGCCTTTCTTCTCAGTGGACAAGGGCTCCCCGCCCAACACCCCCACGGGCCCATGCACCCAGACACACACCAGGAGTGAAAACTTCACAGTTATTTAATCTGCACGTGTTCCAC
This region includes:
- the FASTK gene encoding fas-activated serine/threonine kinase isoform X1, translated to MRRPRGEPGSRAPRPTEGATCAGPGEPWSPSPSSMLRVLLSAQASAARLSGLLLLPPVQPCCLGPSKWGDRPPGGGLHAGPVQGLQRLLEQARSPGELLRWLGQNPTKVRAHHYPVALRRLGQLLGSQPRPPPVEQATLQDLSQLIIRNCPSFDIHTIHVCLHLAVLLGFPSDGPLMCALEQERRFRLPPKPPPTLQPGLRSGQRLEAALSCPRFLRRPQQHLIRSLAEARPEELTPHVMVLLAQHLARHRLREPQLLEAIAHFLVVQEAQLSSKVVQKLVLPFGRLNYLPLEQQFMPCLERILAREAGVAPLATVNILMSLCQLRCLPFRALHFVFSPSFINHISGTPHALIVRRYLSLLDTAVELELPGYRGPRLPRRQQVPIFPQPLITDRARCKYSHKDIVAEGLRQLLGEEKYRQDLTVPPGYCTDFLLCVSSSGAVLPVRTQDPFLPYPPRFCPQGQAASQPTTHDPAQRVVLMLRERWHFCRDGRVLLGSRALRERHLGLLGYQLLPLPFEELESQRGLPQLKSYLRQKLQALGLRWGPEGG
- the FASTK gene encoding fas-activated serine/threonine kinase isoform X2 encodes the protein MRRPRGEPGSRAPRPTEGATCAGPGEPWSPSPSSMLRVLLSAQASAARLSGLLLLPPVQPCCLGPSKWGDRPPGGGLHAGPVQGLQRLLEQARSPGELLRWLGQNPTKVRAHHYPVALRRLGQLLGSQPRPPPVEQATLQDLSQLIIRNCPSFDIHTIHVCLHLAVLLGFPSDGPLMCALEQERRFRLPPKPPPTLQPGLRSGQRLEAALSCPRFLRRPQQHLIRSLAEARPEELTPHVMVLLAQHLARHRLREPQLLEAIAHFLVVQEAQLSSKVVQKLVLPFGRLNYLPLEQQFMPCLERILAREAGVAPLATVNILMSLCQLRCLPFRALHFVFSPSFINHISDTAVELELPGYRGPRLPRRQQVPIFPQPLITDRARCKYSHKDIVAEGLRQLLGEEKYRQDLTVPPGYCTDFLLCVSSSGAVLPVRTQDPFLPYPPRFCPQGQAASQPTTHDPAQRVVLMLRERWHFCRDGRVLLGSRALRERHLGLLGYQLLPLPFEELESQRGLPQLKSYLRQKLQALGLRWGPEGG